The Chlamydiota bacterium genomic sequence AATACAGTCCTTTAGCCAATGCCCAGATGCATCCAGATTTGCATCTATTTAAACCGCTTGGAAAAACCGCCCACTATACGACAGAATCGATGCGCTATTTAAAAAGCATGCTTTTTTTACCTCCGACATTGGCTCCATTTAAGATTTTTATTTTATGTGATGCACACCGTATTCCGAGTACAGTAGCCAATTTCCTGCTTAAAATGTTAGAAGAACCCCCACATGACACGCTTTTGATTTTAACCACGCATGAAAGGCTGTTGCCCACAGTGCAATCGCGCTGCCATCGTTTTTTATTCTCCAAAATTGAGGAGAAAAAAATCATCCATTATTTGGTAGAAAACGAAAATCTAGAAAAAAAATTGGCAAAAAAAATAGCACAAAAAGCTCATGGATCGATTTCTAGAGCAAAACGCTATTTGCAAGATGATACACTCATCACCCATAATCATTTGCTTAACATATTAGATCAGATCGAGCATTTTGATTTTGAAGAATTAAAAAAGCAATCCAAAGGGCTTCAAGATCTTTTAGATCAACAAATTGAGCATTATCAAAAAAACATACTAGAGCAATTCCAAGTACAAAAAGAGCGCTATTCCCTGCAGGCTCAGGAAATTGAAAAAAAGCAGATCGATGGTGAAGTGAGTCTTTATTTTAAAGATTTGTTAGATGAATGCTTCGAGCTGATTTTGCATTTTTACAGAAAACAGAAAAATTTGTTGCATATTGATACCTTGCTGATCAAAACCAAGCAGAAATTGGACTTTAATTTCAAGCTCTCCACTCTCCTAGAAGCCTTCTTTTTATCTTTACAAAAGCTTTGATAACTGGCATGATGCTTTCTTTTACCTAAAGGAG encodes the following:
- the dnaX_2 gene encoding DNA polymerase III subunit gamma/tau; translation: MLDLIGNEKIQTYLKRHKLKLPLGKTWLFFGPKGVGKKEFAKQFALKHLNQYSPLANAQMHPDLHLFKPLGKTAHYTTESMRYLKSMLFLPPTLAPFKIFILCDAHRIPSTVANFLLKMLEEPPHDTLLILTTHERLLPTVQSRCHRFLFSKIEEKKIIHYLVENENLEKKLAKKIAQKAHGSISRAKRYLQDDTLITHNHLLNILDQIEHFDFEELKKQSKGLQDLLDQQIEHYQKNILEQFQVQKERYSLQAQEIEKKQIDGEVSLYFKDLLDECFELILHFYRKQKNLLHIDTLLIKTKQKLDFNFKLSTLLEAFFLSLQKL